AAGAGCCATCCCCGCACCGTAAAACACCACCGCTAACGGAATCAGCACCCAAATCGAGAGAGAACCCTTCAATAGCACTAAACCGACACCCATCACAGCAGAGAGAACAGTTGCTTTCAAAAGGGTGAGAAATATAAGACGGGTCTCTCGGAATTTAACAATGTGTCTTGAGATGTAACCGATTCCGAAGATAAGCAGATATGCCTCACTGATAACCATCGCTATTGCCGCACCCGTATGGCTGAAACGCGGGATTAAGTAAAGATTCAAACAGATGTTCAGGAGTGCCGTTGTTCCCATGAGAATTGAGAAAGCACTGCGTTTGTCGGTCGCCCGTAGCACCGCCTGCACCGCTGTCGTTAGGAAGATGAGTCCACCCGCCCAACTCAGCCATTGAAGTGCTTCTGACACTTTGGCGACTTCTGGCGAGGTATAGGTCGGAAACAACACCGTTGTGATTTCAGGAGAGAGTGTCGAAAGTCCAACCGCTAACGGAAATCCGCTCAGCACCATCCACCGCATCCCGAACGCGTAGGCTCCCGGAAATCTCCCTTTTTCTCGTTCATAGGCGCGGGAGAGGACAGGGAACATCGCACCCATCATGAACGCGCCCGGCAGAATCGTGAACGCATTGACGATCGTATACGCCAAACCGTACCACGTGTTCGCATCCACCCCTTCTACACTTAATTTTGACAGCATAATGGCATCAACGCGAAAATAGAGCAGGTTGAAAAGGTTACCAATCGCGAACGGGAGTGCCTGCTGCATCAACTCTTTCACAATCTCCCGACTCGGTCGGAAACGGAGTCGCGTGAAGCGAAGTCGGGTCAGTCCAACGCTCAAGATTAAGTTTATACAACTTGCCGCCAGCATCACTTGGCAGACGGGGATGAGTCCATAGCCGCGTAGAATCGCACCGCCACCGATGACAAGAAACGCGCCGCGCTCGGCGATCACCGTTAACGCCTCGTATTTCATCTCCTCGTGGGCGCGAAAGACACATCGATACAACTGGGCTAACGAATTGACAATCTCTGCCAATCCTAAAAAAACGATCATCTTTACGATTATCGGCGGATAGAGGTAGACACCGCTGATAATCATAAGGCTGTATGCGACAATTGAGAGGAGACAGCGAACAATGAGGGCGTTACCGAGATAGTGGCGGGTTTGTTGCAGATGCAACGTCATCTCTCGAATGAGTGGATTTTGGAGTCCCAATTCCGTGAGAGTCGCAACGAGGTTCGTGAGGGCAAGAGCAACAAAATAGCCACCAAGTTCACTTTCAGTAAAATAACGCGGCATGAGCCAGATTGTTATGACGAGTGAACCGAGGCGACCGACAAGGTGGGCACTAAAAAGGGAGGACGTGTTTTTAAAGATACGGTTCATCAAGGTAAATTAAAAAACTCAATATAATCCAACTCTAACGTAGTTCGGCACTAAAGTCCAGTAACTATCGCTCTCGCCGCGCTGCAGGCGTTGTGCACCAAGGTGTGCGATCGTTGCACCGCGTGGAACGTTGAAAATCGGGTCGGCGAAGTGTGCGCGCACACCGAGCCTTTCTCGGACTGCGTCTCCGTACGTCAGGAGTCCGTCTCCTACGAAATTGAGAGGACCGTTTGAGGGGACCTCCGTATTGAGTCGATCCAGGAACGCATCGATGGATAAACAGAGGTCTTCGCTGAGGCGTTGCCATTCAGTACCACCGTGGAAGGCTGTGCCGTAAATTTCACTCCGACGGGCATCGAGAAGTGGACAGATGATACCGTTTGTCGATCGGAGGTTATAGGCGATCGCCTCCAAGGTCGAAACTCCGACAATCGGTGTGTCGAGGGCATAACAAAGGGATTTGATCGTCGCAACACCGATACGGATACCGGTAAACGATCCGGGCCCAATACCGACAGCGCATCCATCCAGAGCATCTACCGTGATGTTTCCCCATTTCAAGACGCTATCAATTGCGGGCATGAGTCTAGAGGAGTGTGCTTGGACGATATTAAGCGTATGCTCCGCGACTAAATTATCGCCATCAATTAAAGCAATGCTCCCGATAGGGGTTGAGGTATCAATACCTAAAATTTTCATTCAAAATCGACCAGTAATTGTCTTTTTATTCGGTCCTGAATGAATAGCGATTTCTTGAGGAGAAAATGAATCCGAACAAAGGAATTCCTTTTTGTACCAATCAACAGTCACATCTTTATTATCCAACTTGGCACAAGCAACACGTTTAAAAAAGTCCACAACGTATTGCAAGAACTCCGCATCAAGCAGCGTCACGATTTCAGAGCGGTAATCTTGTCCGGTGATCAGTTTTCGGATCATATTTTTGATAACAACACCGGTAACAGT
The DNA window shown above is from Candidatus Poribacteria bacterium and carries:
- the tsaB gene encoding tRNA (adenosine(37)-N6)-threonylcarbamoyltransferase complex dimerization subunit type 1 TsaB — protein: MKILGIDTSTPIGSIALIDGDNLVAEHTLNIVQAHSSRLMPAIDSVLKWGNITVDALDGCAVGIGPGSFTGIRIGVATIKSLCYALDTPIVGVSTLEAIAYNLRSTNGIICPLLDARRSEIYGTAFHGGTEWQRLSEDLCLSIDAFLDRLNTEVPSNGPLNFVGDGLLTYGDAVRERLGVRAHFADPIFNVPRGATIAHLGAQRLQRGESDSYWTLVPNYVRVGLY
- a CDS encoding CfrBI family restriction endonuclease, whose product is MTVTGVVIKNMIRKLITGQDYRSEIVTLLDAEFLQYVVDFFKRVACAKLDNKDVTVDWYKKEFLCSDSFSPQEIAIHSGPNKKTITGRF
- a CDS encoding flippase, with product MMNRIFKNTSSLFSAHLVGRLGSLVITIWLMPRYFTESELGGYFVALALTNLVATLTELGLQNPLIREMTLHLQQTRHYLGNALIVRCLLSIVAYSLMIISGVYLYPPIIVKMIVFLGLAEIVNSLAQLYRCVFRAHEEMKYEALTVIAERGAFLVIGGGAILRGYGLIPVCQVMLAASCINLILSVGLTRLRFTRLRFRPSREIVKELMQQALPFAIGNLFNLLYFRVDAIMLSKLSVEGVDANTWYGLAYTIVNAFTILPGAFMMGAMFPVLSRAYEREKGRFPGAYAFGMRWMVLSGFPLAVGLSTLSPEITTVLFPTYTSPEVAKVSEALQWLSWAGGLIFLTTAVQAVLRATDKRSAFSILMGTTALLNICLNLYLIPRFSHTGAAIAMVISEAYLLIFGIGYISRHIVKFRETRLIFLTLLKATVLSAVMGVGLVLLKGSLSIWVLIPLAVVFYGAGMALLGEFRERLRLD